The following coding sequences lie in one Thermomicrobium sp. 4228-Ro genomic window:
- the mreC gene encoding rod shape-determining protein MreC, giving the protein MPITLRRTAILALGLVVASLLFIVSDRQQHLAPFQAPITGLLVDLERGIRSLTDGLPLPSFSSQQDLQREIERLRAERDALLAQLAEARRAQQELEQLRAQLQFQQAHPGLQLVAARVIGYDPEQPQRVLVIDRGSDDGVRVGMAVLNPNVLVGLVTRVESHRAQVTLLTDPSIQLGAQLLDSGAEGIVYGRGWHGRGLLELRHLPPDTPFREGELVVTSGRTVGIPAGLVIGVAVGGTRQAAEDELRVSVRPLVDVRSLTTVSVLVGTAEGHE; this is encoded by the coding sequence ATGCCGATCACCCTGCGGCGAACGGCGATCCTCGCACTCGGACTCGTCGTCGCGAGTCTGCTCTTCATCGTCTCGGATCGCCAACAGCATCTGGCGCCGTTCCAAGCTCCGATCACGGGGCTGCTAGTCGATCTCGAGCGTGGTATCCGTTCGCTGACCGATGGCCTGCCGCTCCCATCGTTCTCGAGCCAGCAGGACTTGCAGCGCGAAATCGAGCGGCTCCGTGCTGAGCGTGATGCCTTGCTCGCTCAACTCGCGGAAGCACGGCGTGCCCAGCAGGAACTCGAGCAGCTTCGGGCGCAGCTGCAGTTCCAGCAGGCGCATCCTGGTCTCCAGCTCGTCGCAGCTCGCGTGATCGGCTACGATCCGGAGCAGCCACAACGTGTCCTGGTCATCGACCGGGGGAGCGATGACGGTGTTCGTGTCGGTATGGCGGTGCTCAATCCGAACGTGTTAGTGGGTCTCGTGACTCGTGTAGAGAGCCATCGCGCACAGGTCACACTGTTGACCGACCCCTCGATCCAGCTCGGTGCACAACTGCTCGATTCCGGCGCGGAAGGTATCGTCTACGGGCGAGGGTGGCACGGGCGTGGTTTGCTCGAACTCCGCCATCTCCCGCCCGATACGCCGTTCCGGGAAGGTGAACTGGTGGTGACGAGTGGGCGAACTGTCGGTATCCCGGCTGGACTGGTGATCGGTGTCGCAGTTGGGGGAACCCGGCAGGCTGCGGAAGACGAATTGCGAGTCAGTGTGCGGCCGCTCGTCGATGTCCGCTCCCTCACCACGGTCAGTGTGCTGGTGGGCACGGCTGAAGGACACGAATGA
- a CDS encoding MurT ligase domain-containing protein has protein sequence MTTMRLRASAATTVGRVVAWATRRLQLGGGTAVPGFLALLVYPGLLDELARQLPHGTVIVAGTNGKTTTARALAALLQASGLAVVHNRSGSNLPRGIASAFVDGSSVTGRIRGEIAVVEVDEFALPTAVGALRPRLLVLLNLFRDQLDRYGELETVAQTWRGALAALPPDALVVVNADDPVLTALTEPLSERRWTFGLDDPTVALPALPHAADWRLCPRCGEALTYRQVFLGHLGIYQCTGCSFSRPPLTVSGRSVASVVPLRIEAVAGTSTITLESQLAGVYNAYNVLAAATAGLALGLDQAEIVRVLGSVEAAFGRQERVTCDGHELTLLLVKNPTGFNEAIRLLVLAQQRCPVLILINDLDADGRDVSWLWDVDVEKLRALDVPVSTGGIRGGEMALRLEYAGIEPVAQHRGVVEAFDRWIASLPPASCGWVLATYTAMLELRRALAQRGLLPSFWAQ, from the coding sequence ATGACCACGATGCGGCTTCGAGCGAGCGCCGCCACGACGGTGGGGCGTGTCGTCGCCTGGGCGACGCGTCGGCTCCAGCTCGGTGGTGGGACCGCAGTGCCCGGCTTCCTGGCGCTGCTCGTCTACCCGGGCCTGCTCGACGAACTCGCGCGCCAGCTTCCACACGGTACCGTCATCGTCGCCGGGACGAACGGGAAAACCACGACAGCCCGCGCTCTCGCTGCGCTGCTCCAGGCGAGCGGGCTGGCAGTCGTCCACAATCGCTCCGGTAGCAACCTCCCGCGCGGAATCGCATCGGCGTTCGTCGATGGCAGCAGTGTCACCGGCCGCATCCGGGGGGAGATCGCTGTCGTCGAGGTCGACGAGTTCGCGCTACCGACCGCGGTTGGGGCGCTACGGCCGCGGCTTCTCGTGCTTCTCAATCTGTTCCGCGATCAACTCGACCGATATGGGGAGCTGGAGACCGTCGCGCAGACCTGGCGCGGCGCGCTCGCCGCGCTGCCGCCCGATGCGCTCGTCGTCGTGAACGCTGACGATCCGGTACTCACTGCCCTGACCGAACCGCTCAGCGAGCGTCGCTGGACCTTCGGTCTCGACGATCCGACTGTGGCACTCCCTGCCCTTCCGCATGCGGCCGATTGGCGACTCTGCCCCCGCTGTGGGGAAGCCTTGACATACCGGCAGGTGTTTCTGGGGCACCTCGGGATCTATCAGTGCACGGGGTGCTCCTTTTCCCGGCCGCCTCTGACGGTTTCTGGGCGGTCGGTCGCCTCGGTCGTACCGCTCCGCATCGAGGCAGTGGCTGGAACCAGCACGATCACGCTGGAGAGCCAGCTGGCCGGTGTCTACAATGCGTACAACGTTTTGGCCGCAGCAACGGCAGGGCTCGCGCTCGGCCTCGACCAGGCGGAGATCGTCCGTGTCCTGGGTAGCGTCGAGGCCGCTTTCGGTCGGCAGGAGCGGGTGACATGTGACGGACATGAGTTGACCCTCCTGCTCGTCAAGAATCCTACGGGGTTCAACGAAGCGATTCGGCTGCTGGTTCTGGCGCAGCAGCGCTGTCCCGTCCTGATCTTGATCAACGATCTCGATGCTGATGGACGTGATGTCTCCTGGCTGTGGGACGTCGACGTCGAGAAGCTCCGGGCGCTCGATGTCCCGGTCAGCACTGGAGGTATCCGCGGTGGGGAAATGGCGCTGCGTCTCGAGTATGCTGGGATCGAACCAGTCGCGCAGCACCGGGGTGTCGTCGAGGCGTTCGATCGGTGGATCGCGTCGTTACCCCCTGCATCGTGCGGCTGGGTACTGGCGACCTACACGGCGATGCTGGAACTCCGTCGTGCACTCGCGCAGCGGGGGCTCCTGCCATCGTTCTGGGCGCAGTAG
- a CDS encoding type 1 glutamine amidotransferase has translation MRLRIGWLYARTMNIYGDRGNVLAIVERCRRRGIDIEVVEIGIGERLEPGRYDLFFWGGGQDREQIAAAYDLQGAKGEVLRAEIERGVPLLAVCGGYQLLGRFYRPHAGPELPGLGIFDAWTVAGRRRMIGNVVIDSTEFGEVVGFENHSGRTYLGPTAQPLGVVRIGYGNNGEDGTEGCRYRNAIGTYLHGPVLPKNPQLADFLITCALRLHGWEEPLAPLNDERVFRAHAEAVARARAQRRSFAFALPFRRP, from the coding sequence ATGCGCCTTCGTATCGGTTGGCTCTACGCGCGGACGATGAATATCTATGGCGACCGCGGCAACGTGCTGGCCATCGTCGAGCGCTGTCGCCGGCGGGGAATCGATATCGAGGTCGTCGAGATCGGTATCGGCGAGCGGTTGGAGCCGGGCCGCTACGATCTGTTCTTTTGGGGCGGTGGTCAGGATCGGGAACAGATCGCTGCGGCCTACGACCTGCAAGGTGCCAAGGGCGAGGTTTTGCGGGCAGAAATCGAGCGAGGTGTCCCGCTTTTGGCTGTCTGCGGTGGGTATCAGCTCCTCGGGCGCTTCTACCGACCGCATGCCGGCCCGGAACTTCCTGGTCTGGGCATCTTCGACGCCTGGACGGTGGCTGGGAGGCGCCGCATGATCGGGAATGTCGTCATCGATTCGACCGAGTTCGGTGAAGTGGTCGGTTTCGAGAATCACAGCGGGCGGACGTACCTCGGCCCCACTGCTCAGCCGCTCGGCGTCGTGCGCATCGGCTACGGGAACAACGGCGAGGATGGGACCGAGGGATGCCGGTACCGCAATGCGATCGGTACGTACCTGCATGGTCCCGTCTTGCCGAAGAATCCGCAACTCGCCGATTTCCTCATCACGTGTGCGCTTCGCCTCCATGGCTGGGAGGAGCCGCTCGCACCATTGAACGACGAGCGCGTGTTCCGGGCGCATGCCGAAGCGGTGGCGCGCGCACGGGCGCAACGGCGTTCTTTCGCGTTCGCGCTGCCTTTCAGGCGGCCGTGA